One stretch of Amycolatopsis tolypomycina DNA includes these proteins:
- a CDS encoding alpha/beta fold hydrolase — MTEQIADVGRGISLAYERIGDAGAEPLVLVAGLGQQLHSWPDAFCAELAGRGYEVIRFDNRDAGRSTHPRFRPPSLPGMLAGRFPAQQYDLTDMAADTAGLFDALDLETAHIAGVSMGGMISQTTAALYPARIRTLTSIMSTTGSRLLGRPALSTLRMMGAKPPKSRDEAVENAVRMFRHIGSHGFPFDEAGVRERAGTGWDRDPTSGGVGRQLAAIMKSGNRTPLLRKITAPTLVIHGDRDRMVHPTGGAATARAIRGARLETVRGMGHDLPEGAWPTILDLIDRHARSSDVPAS; from the coding sequence GTGACCGAACAGATCGCCGACGTCGGCCGCGGGATTTCCCTGGCCTACGAACGGATCGGGGACGCCGGCGCCGAGCCGCTGGTGCTCGTCGCCGGGCTCGGCCAGCAGCTGCACAGCTGGCCGGACGCCTTCTGCGCGGAGCTGGCCGGACGCGGGTACGAGGTCATCCGGTTCGACAACCGCGACGCCGGGCGCTCGACGCACCCGCGCTTCCGGCCGCCGAGCCTGCCGGGCATGCTCGCGGGCCGGTTCCCCGCGCAGCAGTACGACCTCACGGACATGGCCGCCGACACCGCCGGCCTGTTCGACGCCCTCGACCTGGAGACCGCGCACATCGCGGGCGTCTCCATGGGCGGCATGATCTCCCAGACCACCGCGGCGCTGTACCCGGCGCGGATCCGGACCCTGACGTCGATCATGTCGACGACCGGGTCGCGCCTGCTCGGCCGGCCCGCGCTCTCGACGTTGCGGATGATGGGCGCGAAGCCGCCGAAGTCCCGCGACGAGGCCGTCGAGAACGCCGTGCGGATGTTCCGCCACATCGGCTCGCACGGCTTCCCGTTCGACGAGGCCGGGGTGCGCGAGCGAGCCGGGACGGGCTGGGACCGCGACCCGACGTCCGGCGGCGTGGGCCGTCAGCTCGCCGCGATCATGAAGTCCGGCAACCGGACGCCGCTGCTGCGGAAGATCACCGCGCCGACGCTGGTGATCCACGGCGACCGCGACCGGATGGTGCACCCGACCGGCGGCGCCGCGACGGCGCGGGCCATCCGCGGCGCCCGCCTCGAGACCGTCCGCGGCATGGGTCACGACCTGCCCGAAGGCGCGTGGCCGACGATCCTCGACCTGATCGACCGGCACGCGAGGAGCAGCGATGTCCCGGCCTCGTAG
- a CDS encoding SDR family NAD(P)-dependent oxidoreductase: MSRPRSLGGRPVVITGAASGIGRALATRLSRLGSPVALADVDEDGLKATAAALHGRVFTRVLDVRDAEDQLRFAAEVKDWLPAPLAAVFNNAGVAVTSSVLDAVPEDDDWLHDINFRGVVHGTRAFLPILVEQGEGAIVNTSSVYGLLGVPYQSAYCAAKFAVRGFTESLRQELHGTAVRAITVHPGGITTNIARNARVRRDPQGLGRTKEQMAAQFEAMTMTSPDKAAAIIHTGVDRGKARILVGPDAYVFDALTRITPTHYNAVLTRVLQRTRRTKAV; this comes from the coding sequence ATGTCCCGGCCTCGTAGCCTCGGCGGCCGCCCGGTGGTGATCACCGGCGCGGCGTCCGGCATCGGCCGCGCGCTGGCCACCCGGCTGTCCCGGCTCGGTTCGCCGGTCGCCCTCGCCGATGTCGACGAAGACGGCCTCAAGGCCACCGCGGCGGCGCTCCACGGCCGCGTCTTCACCCGCGTCCTCGACGTCCGCGACGCCGAAGACCAGCTGCGGTTCGCCGCGGAGGTGAAGGACTGGCTCCCCGCGCCGCTGGCGGCGGTGTTCAACAACGCCGGCGTCGCGGTGACGTCCAGCGTGCTCGACGCGGTGCCCGAGGACGACGACTGGCTGCACGACATCAACTTCCGCGGCGTCGTGCACGGGACGCGCGCGTTCCTGCCGATCCTCGTCGAGCAGGGCGAAGGCGCGATCGTGAACACCTCCAGCGTGTACGGCCTGCTCGGGGTGCCGTACCAGAGCGCCTACTGCGCGGCGAAGTTCGCCGTCCGCGGCTTCACCGAGTCGCTGCGGCAGGAGCTGCACGGCACCGCCGTCCGCGCGATCACCGTGCACCCGGGTGGCATCACGACGAACATCGCGCGCAACGCCCGGGTGCGCCGCGACCCCCAAGGGCTCGGCCGGACCAAGGAACAGATGGCCGCCCAGTTCGAGGCGATGACGATGACGTCGCCGGACAAGGCGGCGGCGATCATCCACACCGGTGTCGACCGCGGGAAGGCCCGCATCCTGGTCGGCCCGGACGCCTACGTGTTCGACGCGCTCACCCGGATCACCCCCACCCACTACAACGCCGTGCTGACACGCGTGCTGCAGCGCACCCGGCGGACGAAGGCGGTTTGA
- a CDS encoding flavin-containing monooxygenase produces the protein MTEHLDVLIVGAGLSGVGAAHHLRTAFPRKNYAILEARDSIGGTWDLFRYPGVRSDSDMQTLGYRFRPWTDAKAIADGPSILGYVRDTAAEAGIDRHIRFGHQVVRAAWSTQDARWTVEAEHDGQPVTFTAKFLYLCSGYYDYAAGHTPEFPGLEDFGGTVVHPQHWPEDLDYTGKKVVVIGSGATAVTLVPAMTDRAAHVTMLQRSPTYILSLPSEDALANRLRGLLGARLAYPIARWKNVAVSTLIYQLSRRRPGLVKAMIRRATVKQLPAGYAVDTHFKPRYQPWDQRLCLVPDGDLFRSLKRGDASIVTDRIAAFTKTGIRLESGDELEADVVVTATGLRLLAFGGIELAVDGNPVKLPETMAYKGMMLSGVPNFAFTIGYTNASWTLKADLVGEYVVRLLRHLDRHGFDQCVPVNDDPAVTERPLLDFDAGYVQRSIDEFPKAGSRPPWQLGMSYAHDVVKLRHGKLDDSALRFSRRPGTGAGRLSA, from the coding sequence ATGACCGAACACCTCGACGTGCTGATCGTCGGCGCCGGGCTGTCCGGCGTCGGCGCCGCCCACCACCTGCGCACGGCGTTCCCGCGCAAGAACTACGCGATCCTCGAAGCCCGCGACTCGATCGGCGGCACCTGGGACCTGTTCCGCTACCCCGGCGTCCGGTCGGACTCGGACATGCAGACGCTCGGCTACCGGTTCCGGCCGTGGACCGACGCGAAGGCCATCGCGGACGGGCCGTCGATCCTCGGATACGTCCGCGACACCGCCGCCGAAGCCGGGATCGACCGGCACATCCGGTTCGGGCACCAGGTGGTCCGGGCCGCCTGGTCCACACAGGACGCCCGGTGGACGGTCGAGGCCGAGCACGACGGGCAGCCGGTGACCTTCACCGCGAAGTTCCTGTACCTGTGCAGCGGCTACTACGACTACGCGGCCGGGCACACGCCGGAGTTCCCCGGTCTGGAGGACTTCGGCGGCACGGTCGTCCACCCGCAGCACTGGCCCGAGGACCTCGACTACACCGGCAAGAAGGTCGTCGTCATCGGCAGCGGCGCGACGGCGGTGACGCTCGTGCCGGCGATGACCGACCGCGCCGCGCACGTGACGATGCTGCAGCGCTCCCCCACCTACATCCTGTCGCTGCCGTCGGAGGACGCGCTGGCCAACCGGCTGCGCGGGCTGCTCGGCGCGCGGCTGGCGTACCCGATCGCGCGCTGGAAGAACGTCGCGGTGAGCACGCTGATCTACCAGCTGAGCCGGCGCCGCCCGGGCCTGGTGAAGGCGATGATCCGGCGCGCCACCGTGAAGCAGCTGCCGGCCGGGTACGCCGTCGACACCCACTTCAAGCCGCGCTACCAGCCCTGGGACCAGCGGCTGTGCCTGGTCCCGGACGGTGACCTGTTCCGGTCCCTCAAGCGCGGCGACGCCTCGATCGTCACCGACCGGATCGCCGCCTTCACGAAAACCGGCATCCGGCTCGAATCGGGCGACGAGCTCGAGGCGGACGTCGTCGTCACCGCGACCGGGTTGCGGCTGCTGGCCTTCGGCGGCATCGAGCTGGCCGTCGACGGCAACCCGGTGAAACTGCCGGAAACCATGGCCTACAAGGGCATGATGCTCAGCGGCGTGCCGAACTTCGCCTTCACGATCGGCTACACGAACGCGTCGTGGACGCTCAAGGCCGACCTGGTCGGCGAGTACGTCGTCCGGTTGCTCCGCCACCTCGACCGGCACGGCTTCGACCAGTGCGTGCCGGTCAACGACGACCCGGCGGTCACCGAGCGGCCGCTGCTGGACTTCGACGCCGGGTACGTCCAGCGGTCGATCGACGAGTTCCCCAAGGCGGGTTCACGGCCGCCGTGGCAGCTGGGCATGAGCTACGCGCACGACGTCGTCAAGCTCCGGCACGGCAAGCTCGACGACAGCGCCCTGCGGTTCTCGCGGCGGCCCGGGACGGGAGCGGGCAGACTGAGCGCATGA
- a CDS encoding NAD(+)/NADH kinase, producing MHAAGLVLHPRRDSAAAVEAVLGWAGKRNIEILGITDEIVRLDCAAVGVPPEELGRRADLLVSLGGDGTMLRAMRLADGQRAPVLGVNLGKLGFLAEVDVPDLPGALSAIDDHEFTVEPRLAVDAVLQGRRITAFNDIAVVRVPGEGSAVVAVRVGGQPFVSYSADAVVVATPTGSTAYSFSAGGPITSPSVEALLVTPAAPHSAYSRGVVLSVHDEVTLELLPTSGRLAVEVDGQVEGYVSPGERLDLRARPSAARVVRLGMTTFYQRARRKLRLTDSAEIPQDGDH from the coding sequence GTGCACGCCGCGGGCCTCGTGCTGCACCCCCGCCGCGACTCCGCGGCCGCCGTCGAAGCCGTGCTCGGCTGGGCGGGCAAGCGGAACATCGAGATCCTCGGGATCACCGACGAGATCGTCCGGCTGGACTGCGCCGCGGTGGGGGTGCCGCCCGAGGAGCTGGGGCGGCGGGCCGACCTGCTGGTCAGCCTGGGCGGCGACGGCACGATGCTGCGGGCGATGCGGCTGGCCGACGGGCAGCGCGCGCCGGTGCTCGGGGTGAACCTCGGCAAGCTCGGCTTCCTGGCCGAGGTCGACGTCCCCGACCTGCCGGGCGCGCTCTCGGCCATCGACGACCACGAGTTCACGGTCGAGCCGCGGCTGGCCGTGGACGCGGTGCTGCAGGGACGGCGGATCACGGCGTTCAACGACATCGCGGTGGTGCGGGTGCCCGGCGAGGGCAGCGCGGTGGTCGCCGTGCGGGTGGGCGGCCAGCCGTTCGTGAGCTACTCGGCCGACGCGGTGGTGGTGGCGACGCCGACCGGCTCGACGGCGTACAGCTTCTCGGCGGGCGGCCCGATCACCAGCCCGTCGGTGGAGGCCCTGCTGGTGACGCCGGCGGCGCCGCATTCGGCGTACAGCCGCGGCGTGGTGCTCTCGGTGCACGACGAGGTGACGCTGGAGCTGCTGCCGACCAGCGGCCGGCTCGCGGTGGAGGTGGACGGCCAGGTCGAGGGGTACGTCTCCCCCGGCGAGCGGCTCGACCTGCGCGCCCGCCCGAGCGCGGCGCGGGTGGTGCGGCTCGGGATGACGACGTTCTACCAGCGGGCGCGGCGCAAGCTCCGGCTCACCGACTCGGCCGAGATCCCGCAGGACGGCGACCACTGA
- a CDS encoding DUF998 domain-containing protein, translated as MRPRLRARLLVPTALTAFLGAVVLLAVLHVDRRLAPLDPVSTMLSDYALSPGRWLWDSALLLTSTGSALLLVALYRRGLLANPALVAAKALWCVSLLAVVIFAKDPQGGAITATGKIHLYASAVTCLSLPVVGWALGRRHRDDPRWRRVATWSRRLALAAIPFYLPFIVPFAVNVVFGGHLPTVATGLVERVMMVLEIALLAVLGYWAHRAMPAGVRFRPVRPAA; from the coding sequence GTGCGTCCCCGCCTGCGTGCCCGCCTCCTCGTCCCGACCGCCCTGACCGCCTTTCTCGGCGCCGTCGTGCTCCTCGCCGTGCTGCACGTCGACCGGCGGCTCGCGCCCCTCGACCCGGTGAGCACGATGCTCAGCGACTACGCGCTGAGCCCGGGGCGGTGGTTGTGGGACAGCGCGCTGTTGCTCACGAGCACCGGGTCGGCGCTGCTGCTGGTGGCGCTGTACCGGCGTGGGTTGCTGGCCAACCCGGCGCTCGTCGCGGCGAAGGCGCTGTGGTGCGTGAGCCTGCTGGCCGTGGTGATCTTCGCGAAGGACCCCCAGGGCGGCGCGATCACCGCAACGGGCAAGATCCACCTGTACGCCTCGGCGGTGACGTGCCTGAGCCTGCCGGTGGTCGGCTGGGCGCTGGGCCGCCGCCACCGCGACGACCCGCGCTGGCGGCGCGTCGCGACGTGGTCCCGCCGGCTGGCACTGGCGGCGATCCCGTTCTACCTGCCGTTCATCGTCCCCTTCGCGGTGAACGTGGTGTTCGGCGGCCACCTGCCGACCGTGGCGACCGGGCTGGTCGAGCGGGTGATGATGGTCCTGGAGATCGCGCTGCTGGCCGTGCTCGGGTACTGGGCGCACCGCGCGATGCCGGCCGGGGTCCGCTTCCGGCCGGTGCGTCCCGCGGCCTGA